The proteins below are encoded in one region of Candidatus Moraniibacteriota bacterium:
- a CDS encoding penicillin-binding protein 2 produces MSRTHSLFFIFLFIGTLLTGRMIFLQIIDHEKWVAIAENQHTVSQGLSADRGEIYIHDGDSRYPLAVNREYQTVYVSPKDVVEKDRMTLELSRILGLETDFVQNKLKIPDDPFEILKKRLTDDEIQGIKNLHLKGVSFLSEKYRYYPGGQLAAHVVGFVGSNENGKSNGYGIEASKNILLQGESGTVSQEKDASGRWLPLSDREMIAPKNGDNVVLTIDRVVQYETEKILKESVELYGADGATAIVMDPKTGNILSMASFPQFDPNSYGEQEDYSIFLNPAVSVSYEPGSIMKPITMAIGIEEEKVSPRTEYVDTGSVNESGYVIRNSEEKVYGRSTMTHVLDMSINTGVIFVEKLVGNQLFGEYLKKFGFGEKTSIDLPAELSGNISNLRNPRATLNFFTASFGQGIAATPLQMITAYAVLANGGNLVKPRIIESISDENNQEETVPTEIVRRVIREETSRSMGEMLRSVVVNGHGKRADVPGYLVGGKTGTAQVAKTGSKGYEDSVTIGSFVGYAPINNPRFVVLVKLDNPKNVEWAESSAAPAFGRIMKFLLEYAKIQPTETIPIK; encoded by the coding sequence ATGAGTCGTACCCATTCTCTCTTCTTCATCTTTCTTTTCATTGGAACTTTGCTCACGGGTCGTATGATTTTTCTTCAAATCATCGATCATGAAAAATGGGTCGCGATAGCAGAAAATCAACACACGGTCTCTCAAGGACTTTCAGCGGATCGTGGGGAGATATACATTCATGATGGTGATAGTCGATATCCTCTGGCAGTCAATCGTGAATATCAGACCGTCTATGTCTCACCCAAAGATGTTGTAGAGAAAGATCGGATGACACTGGAACTCTCACGCATTCTTGGATTGGAAACAGATTTTGTGCAGAATAAGCTCAAGATTCCTGACGATCCGTTTGAAATACTGAAAAAACGTTTGACGGATGATGAAATACAAGGTATTAAAAATCTTCATCTTAAAGGAGTTTCTTTCTTGTCCGAGAAATATCGATACTATCCAGGCGGACAACTTGCTGCGCATGTTGTGGGATTCGTCGGTTCCAACGAAAATGGAAAATCGAATGGATATGGTATAGAAGCATCAAAAAATATTCTCCTTCAAGGTGAGTCTGGCACTGTCTCTCAAGAGAAAGATGCTTCAGGAAGGTGGCTTCCTCTTTCTGATCGTGAAATGATAGCTCCGAAAAATGGTGATAATGTGGTATTGACTATTGATCGTGTTGTACAGTATGAAACAGAAAAGATTCTCAAAGAATCAGTAGAACTTTATGGTGCCGATGGCGCTACGGCTATCGTGATGGATCCGAAGACAGGAAATATTCTTTCTATGGCAAGTTTTCCCCAATTTGATCCTAATTCATATGGCGAGCAGGAAGATTATTCGATATTTCTCAATCCAGCAGTGAGTGTTTCGTATGAGCCAGGATCAATCATGAAACCAATTACGATGGCTATTGGCATTGAAGAAGAGAAGGTGTCTCCTCGAACAGAATATGTCGATACAGGATCAGTGAACGAATCTGGATATGTCATTCGTAATTCGGAAGAAAAAGTGTACGGAAGGAGTACAATGACACATGTTTTGGACATGTCAATCAATACTGGTGTTATTTTTGTAGAGAAACTCGTCGGTAATCAGTTGTTTGGTGAATATCTGAAAAAATTTGGTTTTGGAGAGAAAACGAGTATAGATTTACCAGCAGAACTTTCTGGAAACATAAGTAACTTACGCAATCCTCGAGCAACACTCAACTTCTTCACAGCTTCTTTTGGTCAGGGGATTGCAGCGACACCTCTTCAAATGATCACAGCCTATGCTGTTCTCGCTAATGGTGGTAATTTGGTGAAACCAAGGATTATTGAGAGTATTTCTGACGAAAATAATCAGGAAGAGACTGTGCCAACAGAAATTGTACGACGAGTCATTAGAGAAGAAACGAGTCGGTCCATGGGAGAAATGTTACGGAGTGTTGTTGTGAATGGACACGGAAAACGAGCTGATGTCCCTGGATATCTCGTTGGCGGAAAAACAGGAACAGCTCAGGTAGCCAAAACAGGAAGCAAAGGATACGAAGACAGTGTCACAATAGGATCATTTGTGGGTTATGCGCCGATTAATAATCCAAGATTTGTTGTGCTTGTGAAGCTTGATAATCCAAAAAATGTAGAATGGGCAGAGTCGAGTGCTGCACCAGCATTTGGTAGAATCATGAAATTTCTGCTAGAATACGCCAAGATTCAACCGACTGAGACAATTCCAATAAAGTGA
- a CDS encoding UDP-N-acetylmuramoyl-tripeptide--D-alanyl-D-alanine ligase, producing MAQVILKKYHPLVVAITGSVGKSSTKEAIALVLSRAYNIRKSEGNYNNEIGVPLTIIGIESGGSSIIAWIKVVFFWLQRVLFPVKYPQILILEMAIDRPLDMQYLLSFVPVDIGIITQISSSHLEFFGSLGEIAKEKGKLVSAIPENGFAILNFDDKRVMKMQEKTKAKVLTYGFGEGAMFRVDNILFHRDIKQTEGLSFKLNYAGKTIPVRLPKIIAQHSLSAVLSAVAVGIALKMHLVEIAETLEGFESLPGRLRLLPGKNGMFLFDDTYNASPVSTLVALETLREFMAPRKVVVLGDMLELGPSAKEEHQSLKDAVITSGALIVILVGTYMKALADVLRKEGFSQKQLYWFPDETSARIEISNIVRSEDLILIKGSRGMRMEKITEMLLQDPRDAKTLLCCQSKEWRDRPFIAPKEWEKNEDTLFR from the coding sequence ATGGCACAAGTGATACTGAAAAAGTATCATCCGCTTGTAGTTGCTATTACTGGATCTGTAGGAAAGAGTTCGACCAAAGAAGCAATAGCATTGGTATTGTCACGAGCGTATAATATCCGTAAATCAGAGGGGAATTATAATAATGAGATCGGAGTACCGTTAACGATTATTGGTATTGAAAGTGGTGGATCATCGATAATAGCCTGGATCAAAGTTGTCTTTTTTTGGTTGCAAAGAGTTCTGTTCCCTGTGAAGTATCCACAAATATTGATTCTTGAGATGGCCATTGATCGTCCTCTCGATATGCAGTATCTGCTCAGTTTTGTTCCGGTAGACATCGGTATTATCACTCAAATCTCTTCGAGTCATTTGGAATTCTTCGGATCATTGGGAGAAATTGCGAAGGAAAAAGGAAAGCTTGTTTCTGCTATACCTGAGAATGGATTTGCAATACTCAATTTTGACGACAAGCGAGTGATGAAAATGCAAGAGAAGACGAAGGCCAAAGTGTTGACATATGGTTTTGGTGAAGGAGCGATGTTTCGTGTTGATAACATACTCTTCCACCGCGATATCAAACAAACAGAAGGACTTAGCTTCAAATTGAATTATGCCGGAAAAACTATTCCAGTGCGACTGCCAAAAATTATTGCGCAGCATTCTTTGTCAGCCGTTTTGTCTGCGGTGGCAGTGGGCATTGCTCTCAAGATGCATTTAGTAGAAATTGCAGAAACGTTAGAGGGTTTTGAGTCATTACCAGGAAGACTGCGATTGCTCCCGGGGAAGAACGGTATGTTTCTTTTTGATGACACCTACAACGCTTCGCCTGTTTCTACTCTGGTCGCCCTGGAAACGTTGAGAGAATTTATGGCACCTCGTAAAGTAGTTGTACTCGGTGATATGCTGGAACTCGGACCAAGCGCGAAGGAAGAGCATCAATCTTTGAAGGACGCTGTCATTACCTCAGGTGCTTTGATAGTCATCCTTGTCGGAACATATATGAAGGCACTTGCAGATGTATTACGGAAAGAGGGTTTTTCACAGAAACAGTTGTACTGGTTTCCTGATGAGACATCTGCTCGTATAGAAATCTCAAATATTGTCCGGTCAGAGGATCTCATACTCATCAAGGGTTCTAGAGGAATGCGTATGGAAAAAATTACCGAGATGCTTCTTCAGGATCCTCGTGATGCAAAGACACTGCTTTGTTGTCAGTCCAAGGAATGGCGTGATCGTCCATTTATAGCACCAAAGGAATGGGAGAAAAATGAAGATACTCTATTCCGATGA
- a CDS encoding KH domain-containing protein — protein MTDNVKDRDFIEYAVKMLVDNPEDVKVERKIDEMGVLITLDVNPKDMGMVIGREGMTAKALRTLLRVIGARNNARVNLKINEPEGSERPPREPREHVAPVVSSVTETPKSEEKKTLDDVMNDIQI, from the coding sequence ATGACAGACAATGTGAAAGACAGAGATTTTATCGAGTACGCTGTGAAGATGCTCGTAGACAATCCAGAAGATGTGAAGGTAGAAAGAAAGATCGATGAGATGGGAGTGCTTATTACACTCGATGTAAATCCGAAAGATATGGGTATGGTAATTGGTCGTGAAGGTATGACCGCCAAGGCTTTGCGAACTCTGCTTCGTGTGATTGGAGCACGCAACAATGCTCGTGTGAATCTTAAAATCAATGAACCAGAAGGATCGGAGCGTCCACCACGTGAACCTCGTGAACATGTCGCACCTGTAGTTTCTTCAGTAACTGAAACTCCTAAATCAGAAGAGAAGAAAACCTTGGATGACGTGATGAATGATATTCAGATATAA
- the rfbC gene encoding dTDP-4-dehydrorhamnose 3,5-epimerase, which produces MQTEKTPLEGVIIITPDIFSDERGFFVETFQEKRYQEIFGADVHFVQDNFSASKKGVLRGLHYQASPFAQAKLVQVVKGRVLDVAVDVRFGSPTFGQFVSVELSEENHKQFFIPAGFAHGFVALEDDTLFQYKCTNVYSKEHERGIIWNDKAIGIEWGIKQPLVSGKDNEHPLLQDIVQDFVYQKK; this is translated from the coding sequence ATGCAGACAGAAAAAACACCCCTGGAAGGAGTGATAATTATTACACCAGATATTTTTTCAGATGAACGAGGTTTTTTTGTGGAAACGTTTCAAGAAAAACGTTATCAGGAAATATTTGGTGCCGATGTGCATTTCGTACAGGACAATTTTTCTGCTTCCAAAAAAGGTGTGCTTCGAGGACTGCATTATCAGGCATCTCCATTTGCTCAAGCAAAACTTGTACAAGTAGTGAAAGGGAGGGTACTTGACGTAGCAGTCGATGTTCGTTTTGGATCGCCGACATTCGGACAATTTGTTTCTGTAGAACTTTCAGAAGAAAATCACAAGCAATTTTTTATTCCTGCAGGTTTTGCTCACGGGTTTGTCGCTCTCGAAGATGATACATTGTTTCAATACAAATGTACGAATGTTTATTCCAAAGAACATGAACGAGGAATTATCTGGAATGACAAAGCAATTGGGATAGAATGGGGTATAAAGCAACCTCTCGTTTCGGGAAAAGATAATGAGCACCCGCTCCTTCAAGATATTGTACAAGATTTTGTATATCAGAAAAAATGA
- the rfbB gene encoding dTDP-glucose 4,6-dehydratase: MKILVTGGAGFIGSNFVHHILNTYPLYEVINLDVLTYAGNLENLKQWEDDKRYRFVKGSITDSTIVDPLVAESDVIVHFAAESHVDRSITGPDVFIDTNIKGTFTLLESARKQNKRFHHVSTDEVFGALGPNDAPFDESTPYDPRSPYSASKASSDHLVRSYFHTYDLPVTISNCSNNYGPYHFPEKLIPLIITNLLENKKIPVYGDGLQVRDWLYVEDHCKAIDLILHQGKIGETYCIGGNSERENIWIVKKVIELLDKDENMIEYVKDRAGHDRRYAINYSKIERELGWRPEVNLEAGLLKTVEWFREHEAWWKNIKSGNYQK, encoded by the coding sequence ATGAAAATACTTGTTACCGGAGGAGCTGGATTTATAGGGAGCAATTTTGTTCATCATATTCTGAATACCTATCCTCTTTATGAAGTCATCAATCTTGATGTACTGACATACGCAGGAAACCTAGAAAACCTGAAACAATGGGAAGATGATAAGCGATATCGTTTTGTGAAAGGGAGTATTACTGATTCGACCATCGTTGACCCTCTTGTAGCAGAATCTGACGTAATAGTGCATTTTGCAGCGGAATCACACGTGGATCGTTCTATTACTGGGCCGGATGTTTTTATTGATACCAATATCAAAGGTACATTTACACTCCTCGAATCAGCCCGCAAACAGAACAAACGTTTCCACCATGTCTCTACTGATGAAGTATTTGGAGCGCTCGGACCAAATGATGCACCTTTTGATGAATCCACCCCGTATGATCCTCGAAGTCCGTATAGTGCTTCCAAGGCATCCTCTGATCATCTCGTTCGTTCATATTTTCATACGTATGATCTTCCGGTGACGATTTCCAATTGTTCGAATAATTATGGCCCGTATCACTTTCCAGAAAAACTCATTCCTCTTATTATTACCAATCTTCTCGAAAATAAAAAAATACCAGTTTATGGTGACGGACTACAGGTACGCGATTGGCTATACGTCGAGGATCACTGTAAGGCTATTGATCTCATTTTGCATCAGGGAAAAATCGGTGAAACATATTGTATCGGAGGGAATAGTGAACGAGAGAACATTTGGATTGTCAAGAAAGTGATTGAGCTGTTAGACAAAGACGAGAATATGATCGAATATGTGAAAGATCGTGCCGGACATGATCGGAGATATGCAATCAATTATTCTAAAATTGAGCGTGAGTTGGGCTGGCGCCCAGAGGTCAATTTGGAAGCCGGACTTCTAAAAACAGTGGAGTGGTTCAGAGAGCATGAAGCTTGGTGGAAAAACATCAAGTCTGGAAATTATCAAAAATAG